Proteins encoded by one window of Podarcis muralis chromosome 11, rPodMur119.hap1.1, whole genome shotgun sequence:
- the RPL17 gene encoding large ribosomal subunit protein uL22: MVRYSLDPENPTKSCKSRGSNLRVHFKNTRETAQAIKGMHIRKATKYLKDVTLKKQCVPFRRYNGGVGRCAQAKQWGWTQGRWPKKSAEFLLHMLKNAESNAELKGLDVDSLVIEHIQVNKAPKMRRRTYRAHGRINPYMSSPCHIEMILTEKEQIVPKPEEEVAQKKKISQKKLKKQKLMARE; the protein is encoded by the exons ATGGTCCGCTACTCACTTGATCCGGAGAACCCCACAAAAT CATGCAAGTCAAGGGGGTCCAACCTTCGTGTTCATTTTAAG AACACACGTGAGACTGCCCAGGCTATCAAGGGTATGCACATCCGAAAAGCTACCAAGTACTTGAAGGATGTGACCCTAAAGAAGCAGTGTGTTCCCTTCCGTCGTTACAATGGTGGCGTTGGCAGATGTGCCCAG GCCAAGCAGTGGGGCTGGACACAGGGGCGTTGGCCAAAAAAGAGTGCCGAGTTCCTCCTGCACATGCTTAAAAATGCTGAGAGCAATGCTGAGCTCAAG GGTCTGGATGTAGACTCTCTGGTAATTGAGCACATTCAGGTTAACAAAGCTCCCAAAATGCGCAGGCGAACTTACAGGGCTCATGGTCGCATTAACCCCTACATGAGTTCTCCTTGCCACATTGAGATGATCCTCACAGAGAAGGAGCAAATTGTCCCTAAGCCAGAAGAGGAAGTTGCTCAAAAGAAGAAG